TGAGcgctcaaagaaaaattataaaaaaacacCTCCCCCAAGTACCGGGTATGAAAAGTTCTGGGAGCTGGATTATTTAAAGACTCCCTTGGAGATAAATCGAGACGGGGCTGGCGCAATCAAGTCGTTAACACTATGTAACAATCAAATACATGAAGATAACAGTTTGCAGCCTTTAAAGAATTCAAGCAATATATTGATATATGATATGGACTTGCTGATCACGTCATTAGGATATGCAGGTATTCCCTTGCCCGAATTTTCCAATCTGTCTATCGGATTTGATAGAGATCATGTAGCTAATAAACAGGGTCGTGTTTTAACTACCGATGGAGAGGTATTTCCACATTTGTACGCGTCGGGTTGGATTCGCAAGGGCAGTCAGGGTGTTATCGCCTCAACAATGCAAGACGCTTTTGAAGTTGGTGATAGGATAATGCAAGATTTAACGGTCAGCGGGGCATTGTCTTCTGAGAAGTCCATTGATCTTTCTAACATTCGGCACAGCACATGGGAGGACTGGGAAAGAATTAACAAGAAGGAGGTGCTTCGGGGCCGAAAGGAGCATAAACCCCGATCCAAGTTCTTAACACTCGAAGAATTATGGAGTAATATAGAAGACGTGTAGTACAGATTACTATTGGTTTGTATAGATGTGTAAATAGTAAAATAgttgattttttggtgAACGGAACCAATCATATCGAAGGATTTCTTATTAGTGGTGAGTATCCCGCGCGTTGCCTTCGGAGAGACAGCACGAGGAACTTCAACTAGTTGATTGTAAGAAAATATGTGCACTGCTCCTTCATTTAAGATTTTAAAGAAAGGCATTGTGTttaaagcaaaaaaatacacaGTCGTGGTTACTTCTAGAcattaattttttgaaagtctTTCTACAAAGAAGTGGAcgtcaagaagaagaaaatgatttttAAACGTGCAGTATCTACACTGATTCCCCCAAAAGTGGTGTCTTCCAAGAACATAGGTTCAGCACCAAATGCTAAGCGCATTGCCAATGTTGTGCACTTTTACAAGTCCCTACCTCAAGGCCCAGCGCCGGTCATCAGGGCTAACACCAGATTAGGCAGATACAAGGCCAAATACTTTGATGGGGATAACGCTAGCGGTAAACCATTGTGGCAGTTTGCTTTAGGTATTATTGCCTTTGGTTACTCAATGGAATATTACTTCCATTTGAGACATCATAAAGGTGCAGAAGAGAATTGATGACAAGACGTTTTAGTTTGTATAAAacctttatttttaagCTAAACACACggagaaaaaagaaaagacagttgtcaaaatttccttgcagagtgaaaaaaagagtacGTAAGAGATACAACAGATCTATATTGTGTCTTAGTATGTCTATAGAAAATCCCATCACTTCGACATCATTCCTGCTTACTTTTCTTTAGGATgcaaaagagagaaaaatgagATACTAAGCGAAACTttaaatatatattcataaCAATTCATTAAGAGTAAATACATTTGTTCAATCTCATTCAatatacataaatataTGCGTGTGTATTTTTGCTAAACCCGCGAAGACACGCTACGTCAACATCCTCATATGCCAGTCCTCATCTATCGGCCCATTGTAAAGCGGAGGTCTTATATTTTTAGTTCACTAATATACATTACCTGTGTGCCCCTTAAAAAGACATCGTTATTAAACCTATTCAGGAGTTTACTCTTATTACTTTCATAATGTTCGGTGGCGCTTGATAGAGCAACATTCATGAAACCATCAATAGATTCCAATCTTCCGCTATAAAGTAAACCGGAAGCGAGCTTGACGTTCACTGTTTTGCCGATAATATCAGAAAGAAACTCTGTGGTAACACTACCTTCTGTAGAAGCCTTTCCTGACATTGTTACTCTGGTTGCCTGCCAACGTTTCTTCCGcaatattatattttttcattggtaGAGGGTACGATTCTTGATTGAATGAATATCATGTTAGGTGACGCTTACTCGCTTGGCATTCCATACGGGCTTATCACGTCCGGGTAAATTTCCCATTTATAAATAgaaatatatacaaaacCGTGGAAGTTAAGGTTCACAGTATATTAGTACTAGCGAGGTATAAAAATTCCGGCTTTGTTTCTCATCCAGTGAATTAATCAATACGTCAGCAGCCTGTGCGCCCTCATTCTTAATTTGTTTGATATTTTGTTCGAGTAACTGATGATTTTGCCGGTTATCGCACGTCAATCAGTTTCCCATTCGGGTAAATAGAATGAGGACGAGATGTGAAAATTGGCATCCTTGAAGAATGTTAAGCCAGCGCTGACCCGTTAAACACTTGTAGACTAAGTGACTCGTTGTACGTACTTGCCGTCCtcggtatttttttaatattaaGCCTCCATCTTTGCTTTGGAATAATCGAGGAAAGAATAGCCCAGCATCTCAAGACCAAGGAGAATTTCATGAAAAAGTATGGCAGCTGGCCTTATTAGTAATCAATCGCCTTCCTGTGTGAGATGCGAGAAATCAATCGCATCTAGTCAAGTATACGAAttagaaaacaaaagatgGCATGACCGGTGCTTTAAGTGCTATAAATGCGATAAACAGCTGAAAGCAGACTCAGACTTTTTGGTTTTGGATACTGGAACCCTAATATGCTACGACTGTTCAGACAAGTGTACAAGTTGTGGAGATAAAATAGATGACACGGCGATTATATTGCCATCCTCTAACGAGGCCTACTGTTCCAATTGCTTCAGGTGTTGCAAGTGCAGCAAGCGTATAAAGAACTTGAAATACGCGAAGACAAAACGAGGATTATGTTGCATGGATTGCCACGAAAAATTgttgaggaagaaaaagcaattgttagaaaaacaaacaaaggATTCACCAAGATATATTTCTCCAATGGAGCTTCCCCGAAGATCAGCTAACAGACCTCTATCGCCAAGCAGAATGAACGGTAAGTCGTCTGCCAGTTCAGATGGCGTTGAGATAGACGATGACACTGCATGCTCGAGTGAGGGACAACAACATGCTCCGCAAGTTTTAGTCTCACAGGAAACGGATGATTTTTCCTtggataatgataatgataatgataacgACAATAGTAATGAACGGAAGCAAAAATCTTCTCACGCAAGAACGATTTCGATTGATGACATACTGAATTCGACTTTGGAACACGATAGTAATAgtattgaagaacaaagcTTGGTGGATAATGAAGAGTACATCAACAGAATTGGTGGGGATGTGAACTATAGGCTGTTACAGCCTCAGAAAGTTAATCAGGATTCTAAAGTGACGAGTGACCCTAAATCTCCAACTTCACATTCCAACGCAAATAGATTCTTTTCGATTTatgataaagaagaaggtgacAGAGATAATACCGatggcaaagaaaatacttGTTCAGTTGATACGCCCAGAAATAgtactgaaaaaattacgAGTCCTTTAAATAGTCCCATGGCTGTACAAATGAATGAAGGAGTTGACCGACCTCATGGACTAGCATTAAATTTACCAGATACTCCCAAAGAAAGTAACAGACCAGCTCAAAGTACGCAAATGTCAACTTCCAAATCCATGAGCCAAGTTTCTTCGCTTACAAGGTCGGATACCCTAGATATGAGGTCACctacatcttcatcaacgTTACGTGTGTCTGATAACGGGAATCCCAGAAGGCCTCAAACATCAGATAACTTAACTTCACATAACAAAATAGCACTATCCCCGAATAAGAAGCTTTCAAGGTCGTTTTCATTGAAGTCCAAGAATTTTGTTCACAGTCTGAAAAGTAAAACTCATCATACCGTTCCTACACAGGAATCGGACACACATTCCGGCTGGGGTGTCTCCTCTACTCATACTAGCATACGAAAATCGAAAACTAAGAAAGACCCCACATCGAGAGGCCGGAGCGACAGTACGATATATAATACTCCACCACAAAATGAGAACTTTAGTGTATCGGAACCCAACCACAAAAAGGCACAAAGTAGCCTTGGAAATATAccaaaaaagcaaaattcTAACGATTTAGCCACTAGCAGACGTATAAATGGTTCCTATCCAAGCTCAAGTTCGGGGCAACATATCGCGATGTTCCGTACGCCACCTTTGGAATCAGGCGCCTTGTTTAAGCGGCCATCAATATCATCTGAATCCGCGCACCATAAGTCATCAAGTTTACAGACATCTAGATCTACTAATGCATTGTCGGAGGATGTTTCCACGACGGTGGATACAACTGATGAAAATGCCACAAGTTTGGAAAGGGATTTTTACTTGACTGAATTAGCTttaagaaaattgaaattagaTGTGAGGGAACTGGAAGGtacgaaaaagaaattacttCAAGAGGTGGAGAATCTAAGATCAATGAAAGAAAGCCTGTCAAATGATGTTGAGTATTTAACCAGAGAAAAAGATAAGCGATCATTATCGTCACGGGAGTCCTTAGAACCAAAAGAGCATAATGCAACATCGATTCACATGAAATCACCAAGCGCCAACGTAGATAGAAAAGGGAGCATATCTAATGCCAGTCCCAAACCGCGGTTCTGGAAGATATTTTCCAGTGGTGGCAAAGACCATCAACCAGTCGACCCAGAGTCGCAGCAACACTCTCCaaattcatcttcaacTGGAATGACAAATATAGCacagaaagaaatatcaaCGCCTAAGTTAATTCGGGCGCATGATGAATTGCCATCGCCGGGCAAAAGATCGCCATCGCCAAGTCCgaagaagttgaatatGGTAAGCGATGGCTCACATTTATATGGATCAACATTATCAGCTCGATGtgcatttgaaaaaagccCCGTTCCAATGATAGTTAAGTGTTGTATTGATTATATTGAAGCAGATGATGTTGGACTGAGAATGGAAGGCTTATACAGAAAATCAGGGTCCCAAACTCTAATCGAAGAgattgaaaaggaatttgCCCAAACTAATCTATTGCATAATGATAGAGTGGGCCCCAAATTAAATGATCTattgaatgaagatattCATGCGGTGGCTAGTGTACTTAAGCGatatttgagaaaattgCCAAATCCCATTTTATCCTTTACCATATATGACACTCTGATAGATTTGGTAAGAAGTAATCAACTGCTTGAAAGATTATCATTAAACAACGGCGATTTTTCGCAATCCCCCGAGAGATTGTCGCTGTGTGAAATCATTCTCAAGAACCTGagcaaaattttgaaaagtttacCCCTAGAGCACCAAGAGGCGCTCAAAGTATTGGCAACCCACATTAACAAGGTGCAAGGGTACAGCGATAGGAATCTAATGAACTTACATAATTTGTCACTGGTTTTTGCGCCAAGTCTAATCCATGATCTCAACGGTGAAAAGGATATCACGGATATGAAGGAAAGAAACTACATTGTGGAATTTATATTAGGAAACTATAGAGACATATTTAAATCGGTATGATACAAATatgcaaaaaataaataaacatAAGGTAGGTTAAATAAAAAGCGATAcgagaaggaaaaagatgCCGTTTAATGTATGTTTGTCAGTTCAGGATGTGAAAATGTAGCTacttttttgtttccaaCCCTTAGCAAGTGTTCAATCGTGGTGAAATCTTTTCTTGGCAAGTTTTTATACTTGCCAAACTCCTCATGAATATAGTTAATGAAGTTTATTTGGTTTTCCTTCGGCTTTGAATGGGCCGTCCTTATAGAAGTTCTGTAGAGGTGTAAAACCTCCTTTTGCAATCCGCTTAGTCTCTTTGGCATGCTATTGATATTCCATTTCCTCCGGTTTCGGCTTTCATACCTCTACGCCACATAAATTTtgtttcatcatcacctGGATAAAtcccctttttttttc
This is a stretch of genomic DNA from Saccharomyces kudriavzevii IFO 1802 strain IFO1802 genome assembly, chromosome: 4. It encodes these proteins:
- the ATP17 gene encoding F1F0 ATP synthase subunit f (similar to Saccharomyces cerevisiae ATP17 (YDR377W); ancestral locus Anc_5.451); translation: MIFKRAVSTLIPPKVVSSKNIGSAPNAKRIANVVHFYKSLPQGPAPVIRANTRLGRYKAKYFDGDNASGKPLWQFALGIIAFGYSMEYYFHLRHHKGAEEN
- the RGA2 gene encoding GTPase-activating protein RGA2 (similar to Saccharomyces cerevisiae RGA2 (YDR379W) and RGA1 (YOR127W); ancestral locus Anc_5.453), with the translated sequence MAAGLISNQSPSCVRCEKSIASSQVYELENKRWHDRCFKCYKCDKQLKADSDFLVLDTGTLICYDCSDKCTSCGDKIDDTAIILPSSNEAYCSNCFRCCKCSKRIKNLKYAKTKRGLCCMDCHEKLLRKKKQLLEKQTKDSPRYISPMELPRRSANRPLSPSRMNGKSSASSDGVEIDDDTACSSEGQQHAPQVLVSQETDDFSLDNDNDNDNDNSNERKQKSSHARTISIDDILNSTLEHDSNSIEEQSLVDNEEYINRIGGDVNYRLLQPQKVNQDSKVTSDPKSPTSHSNANRFFSIYDKEEGDRDNTDGKENTCSVDTPRNSTEKITSPLNSPMAVQMNEGVDRPHGLALNLPDTPKESNRPAQSTQMSTSKSMSQVSSLTRSDTLDMRSPTSSSTLRVSDNGNPRRPQTSDNLTSHNKIALSPNKKLSRSFSLKSKNFVHSLKSKTHHTVPTQESDTHSGWGVSSTHTSIRKSKTKKDPTSRGRSDSTIYNTPPQNENFSVSEPNHKKAQSSLGNIPKKQNSNDLATSRRINGSYPSSSSGQHIAMFRTPPLESGALFKRPSISSESAHHKSSSLQTSRSTNALSEDVSTTVDTTDENATSLERDFYLTELALRKLKLDVRELEGTKKKLLQEVENLRSMKESLSNDVEYLTREKDKRSLSSRESLEPKEHNATSIHMKSPSANVDRKGSISNASPKPRFWKIFSSGGKDHQPVDPESQQHSPNSSSTGMTNIAQKEISTPKLIRAHDELPSPGKRSPSPSPKKLNMVSDGSHLYGSTLSARCAFEKSPVPMIVKCCIDYIEADDVGLRMEGLYRKSGSQTLIEEIEKEFAQTNLLHNDRVGPKLNDLLNEDIHAVASVLKRYLRKLPNPILSFTIYDTLIDLVRSNQLLERLSLNNGDFSQSPERLSLCEIILKNLSKILKSLPLEHQEALKVLATHINKVQGYSDRNLMNLHNLSLVFAPSLIHDLNGEKDITDMKERNYIVEFILGNYRDIFKSV
- the SDH6 gene encoding Sdh6p (similar to Saccharomyces cerevisiae YDR379C-A; ancestral locus Anc_5.454), whose amino-acid sequence is MPKRLSGLQKEVLHLYRTSIRTAHSKPKENQINFINYIHEEFGKYKNLPRKDFTTIEHLLRVGNKKVATFSHPELTNIH